CCTGAACAAGGAAAAAAAGAAACCCGAGAAGAGAAGAACCGATGAAGGAATTTGAGCTAACCTCACCCTCAGTCCGCTCTACTTGGGAGATGGGTGACTAGGTAGTTAGCCATTAGGCTATATCTGATGACGAGTAGGTCAAGAACTTTCGTGAACGAAGAGATTGCTTCGTCCAACGTTTACCGTTTCGGATTTTACTTCTGCATGGCCGTTTTCCAATCTTCTGGAATGGCAACTGATGCATTTGTCTCATAATCGAAGGCTACAATGATGTTGGTGCCTTTTGCCGCAGGACGCTCGCCTTTTTTGTCGGTTTTGGTGATGAGGCATTCGAGCACTACGCTCTTCCCTCCTATTTTAGCGGCACGCATGTAGACCTTTACCTTGTCGCCAAGGAACACTGGCTCCATATAATCGATGGAGACATGGGCGAGGATGAAG
The window above is part of the Flavobacteriales bacterium genome. Proteins encoded here:
- a CDS encoding acyl-CoA thioesterase; the protein is MEEFQATVEAQLRFRDTDALGHVNNAVYLSWMELGRMAFTDAVLPEIDWKKIGFILAHVSIDYMEPVFLGDKVKVYMRAAKIGGKSVVLECLITKTDKKGERPAAKGTNIIVAFDYETNASVAIPEDWKTAMQK